A genomic region of Nostoc sp. UHCC 0702 contains the following coding sequences:
- a CDS encoding GlsB/YeaQ/YmgE family stress response membrane protein has protein sequence MSIIAWVILGLLAGAIAKAIYPGYQGGGILSTMILGIVGAFIGGSLYSLLQSGSLQLTAASLTLPGLFIAVIGAIIAIYLWGLLRRSSNA, from the coding sequence ATGAGTATCATTGCTTGGGTAATATTAGGATTGTTAGCTGGCGCGATCGCTAAAGCTATTTATCCCGGTTATCAAGGTGGTGGAATCCTTTCGACAATGATTTTAGGTATTGTCGGTGCTTTCATCGGTGGTAGCTTGTATTCACTATTGCAATCAGGAAGTTTGCAATTAACTGCTGCTAGTCTAACTCTTCCTGGCCTATTTATTGCAGTCATTGGTGCAATTATTGCTATCTATCTCTGGGGACTCTTGAGAAGAAGCAGCAACGCTTAG
- a CDS encoding EAL domain-containing protein encodes MYRAKALGRARYELFNSDMYASAIARLHLENDLRRAIERREFRVYYQPIVSLTSGSIVGFEALLRWQHPERGLLNPGDFISLAEETGLIIEIGYWTLYEACHQMQAWQLNERPSVLEKMHVNLSIKQFSQPNLIKQIEQILHSSGIDHRILILEITESVIMENGDQTTATLSQIQDLGVKISIDDFGTGHSSLARLSSFPISVLKIDKSFISQMDSNSRNLEIIEIIVTLAHKLGIQVTAEGVETKEQVAFIRKLNCEYAQGYFFSPPLDSSDASALIMANVQW; translated from the coding sequence ATGTACCGAGCTAAGGCATTAGGCAGAGCGCGCTATGAGTTATTCAACTCAGATATGTATGCGTCAGCCATAGCCAGATTGCACTTAGAAAATGATTTACGCCGTGCAATTGAACGTCGAGAATTTCGAGTTTATTATCAGCCAATTGTTTCGCTCACTAGTGGCTCTATTGTTGGTTTTGAGGCTCTGCTGCGCTGGCAACATCCAGAACGTGGTTTGCTCAATCCGGGAGATTTTATCTCTTTAGCAGAAGAAACTGGATTAATTATTGAGATTGGCTACTGGACACTGTATGAAGCGTGTCACCAGATGCAAGCTTGGCAACTCAATGAGCGTCCCAGCGTGCTAGAAAAAATGCATGTTAATCTCTCTATTAAGCAGTTTTCTCAGCCGAATTTAATTAAGCAAATTGAGCAGATTTTACACTCAAGTGGTATTGACCACAGGATTCTAATTCTAGAGATTACTGAAAGCGTAATTATGGAAAACGGCGATCAAACAACCGCTACTCTTTCACAAATTCAAGACTTAGGCGTTAAAATATCAATTGATGACTTTGGTACAGGTCACTCTTCATTAGCCCGGCTTTCTAGCTTTCCGATTAGTGTGTTGAAGATTGACAAATCCTTCATCAGTCAGATGGATTCTAATAGCAGAAATTTAGAAATTATTGAAATCATTGTCACCCTAGCACACAAACTAGGTATACAGGTGACTGCCGAAGGAGTAGAGACAAAAGAACAAGTAGCTTTTATTAGAAAATTAAACTGTGAATATGCTCAAGGATATTTTTTCTCGCCTCCATTGGATAGCTCAGATGCGTCAGCATTAATTATGGCAAATGTTCAATGGTAA
- a CDS encoding heme oxygenase (biliverdin-producing) codes for MSSNLAVKLRSGTRQAHTAAENVGFMKCFLKGLVDKECFAKFLGNLYYIYSELEAAIASHQNHPMLGAVYFPELNRQACLEKDMLFYYGNEWKEQITPSKAAQTYITRIQQLSANEPILLIGHTYTRYMGDLSGGQMLQKIAQSSLKLSGYEGTSFYNFEQIPDKKAFKEKYRQALNTLPIDDVMVERIVAEANNAFEFNMQMAQELEGNLIKAFGQVLFNSLTRSDNPGSTEVAN; via the coding sequence ATGAGTAGCAATCTAGCCGTCAAACTGCGCTCTGGTACACGACAAGCTCACACAGCGGCGGAAAATGTGGGATTCATGAAATGTTTTCTCAAAGGGCTTGTGGATAAGGAATGTTTCGCCAAATTTTTAGGCAACTTGTATTACATCTACAGCGAACTAGAAGCAGCAATAGCGAGTCACCAAAACCATCCGATGCTTGGTGCTGTTTATTTCCCAGAATTGAATCGCCAAGCCTGTCTAGAGAAAGATATGCTGTTTTACTACGGTAATGAGTGGAAAGAGCAAATTACTCCTTCAAAAGCTGCCCAGACCTACATTACTCGTATTCAGCAACTGTCTGCTAACGAACCTATTCTGTTGATAGGTCATACCTATACTCGCTACATGGGCGACCTCTCCGGTGGTCAAATGTTACAAAAAATTGCTCAATCAAGCTTGAAGTTATCTGGTTACGAAGGCACATCTTTTTATAATTTTGAGCAAATTCCTGACAAAAAAGCATTTAAGGAAAAGTATCGTCAGGCTCTGAACACACTGCCCATCGATGATGTAATGGTAGAACGGATTGTTGCAGAAGCTAATAATGCCTTCGAGTTTAATATGCAAATGGCTCAAGAACTAGAAGGAAATTTAATCAAAGCCTTTGGTCAAGTATTGTTTAATAGCCTAACGCGTTCTGATAACCCCGGCAGCACGGAAGTAGCTAATTAA
- a CDS encoding peptidylprolyl isomerase: MTEVLQIGNRTIKASELIPLLASYQMLPQLLRELIIDEAIAPIECTPQEVAQAQKQFYAEKHLTQEAEIQAWMAHHGLTASQLEFMTMRKVKLEKFKQATWGNKLESYFFQSKGKLDKVIYSLLRTQDVGIAQELYFRIQAKEQTFAEVAKEYSLGPEAQTGGLVGPVELNSLHPAMVQLLSSSQPNQVLPPTRIAEWFVILRLEKFIPAQLDEPMKARLLNELFETWLQEQRKQITSLPTVGE; this comes from the coding sequence ATGACTGAAGTACTCCAAATTGGCAATCGGACAATCAAGGCTAGTGAACTGATTCCTTTACTAGCCAGTTACCAAATGCTGCCGCAATTACTGCGGGAATTAATTATCGACGAGGCGATCGCACCAATAGAGTGTACACCGCAAGAAGTAGCCCAGGCTCAAAAGCAGTTCTACGCTGAAAAACATTTAACACAAGAAGCTGAGATTCAAGCATGGATGGCGCATCATGGGTTAACTGCAAGTCAGTTAGAATTTATGACTATGCGGAAGGTGAAACTGGAAAAATTCAAACAAGCTACTTGGGGTAACAAACTCGAATCCTATTTTTTTCAGTCTAAAGGAAAACTGGACAAAGTAATTTATTCCCTGTTGCGAACCCAAGATGTAGGCATTGCCCAAGAACTCTACTTCCGCATTCAGGCAAAAGAACAAACCTTCGCAGAAGTGGCAAAGGAATATTCACTCGGCCCAGAAGCCCAAACTGGTGGGTTAGTTGGCCCGGTTGAACTGAATTCACTCCATCCAGCAATGGTGCAACTGCTTTCTAGCAGTCAACCAAATCAAGTCTTACCTCCGACTCGCATCGCTGAGTGGTTTGTAATTCTGCGGTTGGAGAAATTTATTCCAGCCCAACTAGACGAACCCATGAAAGCACGTCTTTTGAATGAACTCTTTGAAACCTGGCTACAAGAACAGAGAAAGCAAATAACATCTTTGCCAACAGTTGGGGAGTAG
- the hemN gene encoding oxygen-independent coproporphyrinogen III oxidase, with translation MVFLSPGVKFDLDMIKKYDTAAPRYTSYPPATELSEGFTATDFQTAIASSNQRKTPLSLYFHIPFCQTACYFCGCNTVISNNKKIAEPYVENLVREIKNTSALIDPDRKVLQIHWGGGTPNYLERHQVELLWKNITQYFSIDPQAEISIEINPRYVDKNYIFFLRDIGFNRISFGIQDFNPQVQVAVNRIQPEEMLFDVMGWIKAAKFESVNVDLIYGLPYQTLQTFRETVKKTVALDPDRIVVFNFAYIPWLKPAQKNIPQEALPKPQEKLEILKMTIEELTSSQYVFIGMDHFAKSDDELAIAQRDRTLQRNFQGYTTHAETELFGFGATSISMLKDGYFQNHKQLKDYYQAVAKDILPINKGIKLTTDDIIRRDVIMSIMSHFQLYKKDIEEKFHINFDDYFSHELAALKPLEADGLLTISKNHIQIIDIGRLLVRNIAVVFDTHYQKQDKQFSRAI, from the coding sequence ATGGTTTTTCTATCACCTGGTGTCAAATTTGATCTGGATATGATCAAAAAGTACGATACTGCTGCGCCTAGATACACCAGTTATCCACCCGCTACAGAGTTAAGTGAAGGATTTACTGCAACTGATTTTCAAACTGCGATCGCTTCTTCAAACCAAAGAAAAACTCCGCTATCTTTATATTTCCACATACCGTTTTGTCAAACTGCTTGCTACTTCTGTGGCTGTAATACAGTAATTTCTAACAACAAAAAAATTGCTGAACCTTATGTGGAGAATTTGGTTCGAGAAATCAAGAACACGTCAGCCTTAATTGATCCAGATAGAAAGGTGCTTCAGATCCACTGGGGTGGCGGGACACCGAACTACTTGGAACGCCATCAAGTTGAATTATTGTGGAAAAATATTACTCAATATTTCAGCATTGATCCACAAGCAGAAATTTCTATTGAAATTAATCCCCGTTATGTTGATAAAAACTACATTTTCTTCTTGAGAGACATTGGATTTAACCGGATTAGTTTTGGCATCCAAGATTTTAATCCACAAGTGCAAGTTGCTGTGAATCGCATTCAGCCAGAGGAAATGCTGTTTGATGTTATGGGCTGGATTAAAGCAGCTAAATTTGAAAGTGTGAATGTAGATTTAATTTATGGTCTGCCTTATCAAACTCTCCAGACATTTCGGGAAACAGTCAAAAAGACTGTTGCATTAGACCCTGACCGAATTGTTGTCTTTAACTTTGCTTATATACCTTGGTTGAAGCCGGCACAAAAAAATATTCCTCAAGAAGCATTGCCTAAACCACAGGAAAAGTTAGAAATTCTCAAAATGACCATTGAGGAACTGACAAGTAGCCAGTATGTATTTATTGGCATGGATCATTTTGCCAAATCTGATGATGAACTAGCGATCGCCCAACGCGATCGCACCCTCCAGCGCAACTTTCAAGGCTATACTACCCACGCTGAAACGGAATTGTTTGGCTTTGGTGCTACATCCATCAGTATGTTAAAGGATGGTTATTTTCAAAACCACAAGCAGTTAAAGGATTATTATCAAGCAGTTGCTAAGGATATATTACCAATAAATAAAGGCATCAAATTGACGACAGACGACATCATTAGAAGAGATGTAATTATGTCGATCATGTCTCACTTTCAGTTGTATAAAAAAGATATTGAAGAGAAATTTCACATCAATTTTGATGACTATTTCTCCCACGAATTAGCAGCATTAAAGCCCCTAGAAGCTGATGGACTTCTGACTATATCAAAAAACCATATCCAGATTATAGACATCGGCAGGCTACTGGTGAGAAATATTGCTGTTGTATTTGATACACATTATCAAAAACAAGACAAACAATTCTCACGTGCTATTTGA
- the acsF gene encoding magnesium-protoporphyrin IX monomethyl ester (oxidative) cyclase — MIKSLETPEPQLLKPGVKAPVQETLLTPRFYTTDFEAVANLDISANETELRAVIEELRADYNRHHFVRDEGFKQNWDHITGEKRRAFIDFLERSCTSEFSGFLLFKELSRRLKDRNPLLADAFDFLARDEARHAGFLNKSMADLNLSLDLSYLTKHRTYTFFPPEWVIYTVYLSEKIGYWRYILVHRHMEANPEYQFYPLFRKFESWCQDENRHGDFFKALLRSQPQLWNNWTARLWVRFFLLTVFVTHTITVFERATFYESIGIHPRQYNNKVIQETNNTSARAFPLILNTNHPAFFWRLEQCCENSLKLTAINQSNRPKIVKFFQKILPITAIIWNMLRLYLIKPIDAESTRETVR, encoded by the coding sequence ATGATCAAGTCTCTCGAAACCCCAGAGCCGCAGTTGCTGAAGCCAGGTGTTAAAGCACCTGTTCAGGAAACCTTGTTAACACCCCGGTTTTACACCACTGACTTTGAGGCTGTGGCGAATTTAGATATTTCGGCAAATGAAACTGAGTTACGAGCAGTTATTGAAGAATTACGTGCTGACTATAACCGCCATCACTTTGTGCGCGATGAGGGGTTTAAGCAGAACTGGGATCATATTACTGGAGAAAAACGCCGCGCTTTTATTGATTTTTTAGAACGTTCTTGTACTTCAGAATTTTCTGGGTTTCTTTTGTTCAAAGAGCTATCTCGCCGACTCAAAGACCGAAATCCCCTCTTGGCAGACGCCTTTGATTTTTTGGCGCGGGATGAAGCACGCCATGCGGGATTTCTCAATAAGTCAATGGCAGATTTGAATCTCTCGTTAGACTTAAGCTATTTAACTAAACATCGCACATATACTTTTTTCCCGCCAGAGTGGGTTATTTACACAGTATATCTATCAGAGAAAATTGGTTACTGGCGCTATATCTTAGTGCATCGGCACATGGAGGCAAACCCAGAATACCAGTTTTATCCGCTCTTCCGCAAATTTGAGAGTTGGTGTCAGGACGAAAATCGACACGGGGATTTCTTTAAGGCGCTGCTGCGATCGCAGCCTCAGTTATGGAACAATTGGACAGCAAGGTTGTGGGTACGTTTCTTCTTGCTGACTGTGTTTGTCACCCACACAATAACAGTATTTGAACGGGCAACATTCTACGAATCTATTGGTATACATCCCCGCCAATACAATAACAAAGTGATTCAAGAGACAAATAACACTTCTGCACGGGCATTTCCCCTAATCTTGAATACTAATCACCCGGCATTTTTCTGGCGGCTAGAACAGTGTTGTGAAAATAGTCTCAAGCTAACCGCAATTAACCAAAGTAACCGTCCCAAGATTGTCAAATTCTTCCAGAAAATCCTACCAATTACTGCTATCATCTGGAATATGTTGCGGCTTTACCTAATCAAACCCATTGATGCCGAATCAACACGGGAAACAGTTCGTTAA
- a CDS encoding L-histidine N(alpha)-methyltransferase, with translation MTKNFNSNSQLPSEISNLGGRIAEPSREFYSIFSEEEVLGIIQALEVYREIPLKYSYKGRGGTIWDNFYLKNIIPKWYRPSSVEIDLLKQNFAYINGNLQGGKKLNIIDVGSGNSYPVKEFIKKLIKMGRVNQYIALDISEELLKLSQNNFQKWFPLIEYNSYTIDIENNCIFQVLLKNQADIETIDTANLILHLGVTIGNHKSRTKVFNNLKNSMKKNDFLVFTNEIGSNSQWDGIARGGCKYHAEQVYEWIKNQIGIKTEDCELVRKYDLETDSIIANIKLRQSYTFKFNSMKINKSIQISEGEEITIWRHHKFEIAELLQEIEQAGLQLVHYSTNKYSSHIMVICKLASNIMSG, from the coding sequence ATGACTAAAAATTTTAATAGTAATTCACAACTTCCCTCAGAAATCTCAAATTTAGGAGGACGCATAGCAGAGCCAAGTCGTGAGTTTTACTCTATTTTTTCTGAAGAAGAAGTTTTAGGAATAATTCAAGCATTAGAAGTTTACCGAGAAATACCTCTAAAGTATTCTTACAAAGGTAGAGGTGGAACAATTTGGGATAATTTTTATTTAAAAAATATTATTCCTAAATGGTATCGTCCATCAAGTGTAGAAATTGACCTGTTAAAGCAGAATTTTGCATATATTAATGGCAATCTTCAAGGTGGTAAAAAATTAAATATTATAGATGTAGGTTCAGGAAATTCTTATCCAGTGAAAGAATTTATCAAAAAACTTATTAAAATGGGGAGAGTTAATCAATATATTGCGTTAGATATTAGCGAGGAATTACTGAAGCTATCCCAAAACAACTTTCAGAAATGGTTTCCCTTAATCGAATATAATAGTTACACAATTGATATAGAAAATAATTGTATTTTCCAGGTTTTATTAAAAAATCAAGCTGATATTGAAACTATTGATACTGCTAATTTAATTTTACACTTAGGTGTCACAATTGGGAATCATAAAAGTAGAACCAAAGTTTTCAACAACTTGAAAAACAGCATGAAAAAGAATGATTTTCTAGTTTTCACTAATGAAATTGGTTCTAACTCTCAATGGGATGGTATAGCTAGAGGTGGCTGTAAGTACCATGCAGAACAAGTTTATGAATGGATTAAAAATCAGATTGGTATTAAAACTGAAGATTGTGAACTAGTCAGAAAATATGATTTAGAAACAGATAGTATAATTGCTAATATCAAACTTCGTCAGAGTTATACTTTCAAGTTCAACTCTATGAAAATAAATAAGAGTATTCAAATCTCGGAAGGTGAAGAGATTACTATCTGGAGACATCATAAGTTTGAAATAGCGGAACTTTTGCAAGAAATAGAACAAGCAGGACTACAACTCGTTCACTATAGTACTAACAAATACTCATCACATATCATGGTAATTTGTAAACTTGCTAGTAATATCATGTCCGGTTGA
- a CDS encoding ABC transporter ATP-binding protein, producing the protein MKTRSNYWQLLPYIRPQWQNITKGCVGILGYVLATLILINFAGKLATPFGQGNVVAIAQLAGILALVFLVRGFFQSVQDIYMAKAALRVAFHLRKQVYTHLQKLDLSYFETAKAGDLSYRLTEDVDRVGEVVNKLFHDFIPCVLQLVAIPIYMIYLNWQLTLATVIVAPLMGILIGWFGERLRKYSLKSQNRVSDLSAILTEVFSGIRLVQAFAAEVYEIARFSYEAERSFQAKYSAERLKAIQIPIVGFLEALSALSLLLVGAWQIADGNLTVAEFFSYLAAAGLLIDPIGHTTNNYNEFKQGEASVDRVFELIAIQPTVVEKSNAITLPQVLGKVEYHHVSFAYKPGEPVLKDISLLALPGEAIALVGASGAGKTTFVNLLPRFYDAASGQILIDGVDIRDVTLESLRRQIGIVPQETIMFSGTIAQNIAFGQDNFDIEAVAAAAKIANAHQFITQLPEGYNTWVGERGVNLSGGQRQRIAIARAVLLNPRILILDEATSALDSESEALVQEALERLMQNRTVFIIAHRLSTVRRCDRILVLEQGQIVESGTHEELLALERRYARFYTQQFS; encoded by the coding sequence TTGAAAACCCGTTCTAACTACTGGCAACTGCTACCGTATATCCGGCCCCAGTGGCAAAACATTACAAAGGGATGTGTTGGCATTTTGGGATATGTACTGGCGACATTAATCTTAATTAATTTCGCGGGTAAATTAGCAACTCCTTTCGGACAAGGTAATGTAGTAGCGATCGCTCAACTGGCTGGAATTTTAGCCTTGGTGTTTCTTGTCCGAGGTTTTTTTCAATCTGTGCAAGATATCTACATGGCGAAAGCTGCTTTAAGAGTTGCTTTTCATCTGCGTAAGCAGGTATATACCCACCTCCAAAAGCTCGATTTGAGCTATTTTGAAACAGCAAAAGCAGGTGATTTATCTTACCGCCTCACCGAAGATGTTGACCGAGTTGGGGAAGTGGTAAATAAACTGTTTCACGATTTTATTCCCTGCGTTTTGCAGTTGGTGGCAATTCCCATCTACATGATTTACTTAAATTGGCAACTCACACTAGCTACGGTGATTGTTGCACCACTGATGGGTATTTTAATTGGCTGGTTCGGTGAACGGTTACGCAAGTATTCTCTCAAAAGCCAAAATCGCGTGTCTGATTTATCGGCAATTCTCACAGAAGTTTTCAGCGGTATCCGTCTTGTACAAGCTTTTGCTGCCGAAGTTTATGAAATTGCTCGATTTAGCTATGAAGCAGAACGCAGTTTTCAAGCAAAATATTCCGCAGAAAGGCTAAAAGCAATTCAAATTCCTATAGTGGGATTTTTAGAAGCGTTGAGTGCTTTATCTTTATTATTGGTGGGAGCATGGCAAATTGCTGATGGTAACTTAACAGTGGCAGAGTTTTTCAGCTATCTTGCTGCTGCTGGATTGTTAATTGACCCCATTGGGCACACTACTAATAACTACAACGAATTTAAGCAGGGGGAAGCATCAGTTGACCGCGTTTTTGAACTGATAGCTATTCAACCGACGGTAGTAGAAAAGTCAAATGCCATTACTCTCCCCCAAGTCTTGGGTAAAGTGGAATATCATCATGTGTCCTTTGCCTACAAACCTGGTGAACCTGTTTTAAAAGATATCAGTTTATTGGCATTGCCAGGTGAAGCGATCGCTCTTGTGGGTGCTTCTGGCGCTGGTAAAACCACATTTGTAAATCTCTTGCCTCGCTTTTATGACGCAGCATCTGGTCAAATATTAATAGACGGCGTTGATATTCGGGATGTCACCCTTGAGAGTTTGCGGCGACAAATTGGTATTGTGCCCCAAGAAACTATCATGTTTTCTGGAACTATTGCCCAAAATATCGCTTTTGGACAAGATAATTTTGATATAGAAGCAGTTGCAGCAGCAGCCAAAATTGCTAATGCTCATCAATTTATTACCCAGCTACCAGAAGGTTATAATACTTGGGTAGGCGAACGCGGAGTAAATTTATCGGGTGGACAACGACAAAGAATTGCGATCGCCCGTGCTGTTTTGCTTAACCCCCGCATTTTGATTCTTGATGAAGCCACATCTGCACTAGATTCCGAGTCAGAAGCGCTAGTACAGGAAGCACTAGAAAGACTGATGCAAAACCGCACAGTATTTATAATTGCCCATCGTCTGAGTACAGTGCGGCGATGCGATCGCATTTTAGTTTTAGAACAAGGACAAATTGTCGAATCGGGAACACATGAAGAATTATTAGCCCTTGAGCGTCGTTACGCAAGGTTTTATACTCAGCAATTTAGCTAA
- a CDS encoding manganese catalase family protein encodes MFFHKKEPIHVVNVGDANPRFAQLLLEQFGGATGELSAALQYWVQSFHVENAGIRDMLQDIAIEEFSHLEVVGKLIEAHTKNTDQTEAYKSTLFAVRGIGPHFLDSQGNAWTASYLNEGGDVVRDLRANIAAEAGARQTYEELIKLATDQGTQETLVHLLTREISHTQMFMKALDSLGKLTDPFFGNIQPDETVALYYNLSTNGNKDERGPWNSEPTFKYIADPLESHSS; translated from the coding sequence ATGTTTTTCCACAAAAAAGAGCCAATTCATGTTGTAAACGTTGGTGACGCCAACCCTCGGTTTGCTCAGTTATTGCTTGAGCAGTTTGGCGGAGCAACTGGAGAACTATCAGCAGCTCTGCAATATTGGGTACAATCATTTCATGTCGAAAATGCTGGAATCCGAGATATGCTTCAAGACATTGCAATCGAGGAATTTAGCCATTTAGAGGTGGTTGGTAAACTCATTGAAGCTCACACCAAGAATACAGATCAAACAGAGGCTTATAAAAGTACTTTATTCGCTGTACGAGGTATAGGGCCCCACTTTCTAGATAGTCAAGGTAACGCTTGGACTGCGAGTTATTTGAATGAAGGTGGAGATGTAGTGCGCGATTTGAGAGCTAATATTGCAGCTGAAGCCGGCGCTCGTCAAACTTACGAAGAATTGATTAAGTTGGCAACAGATCAAGGAACTCAAGAGACTTTGGTTCATCTATTAACGAGAGAAATTTCTCATACCCAGATGTTTATGAAGGCTCTAGATTCTTTGGGTAAATTGACAGATCCCTTCTTTGGCAATATTCAGCCTGATGAAACTGTTGCTCTTTATTACAATCTATCTACAAATGGTAATAAAGATGAGCGTGGCCCTTGGAATTCTGAGCCAACTTTCAAATATATTGCCGACCCACTTGAAAGTCATTCTTCATGA
- a CDS encoding DUF3891 family protein, which produces MIVNATQNGWEIIYHRAHALLAAQLAGQWRRKNAPARIYETIAAISHHDDLEKEWEGNHLTEKGAPMDFTLSPSGGSIKPLVDLVKNARYRGRWVTLLISMHISRLNEGKRGKSKEVDEFLDEQLQNQQRWREELGIEKEEVDAAYAFMQWCDRLSLILCMQELPADERFLEISKGPDEQRYDIKQYADGLVTVQPWPFENDRFTVNVEACDLEQLKFENNDELTEALQKAPIKELEWTFAKS; this is translated from the coding sequence GTGATTGTCAACGCAACACAAAATGGTTGGGAAATCATTTATCACCGCGCCCATGCTTTGCTAGCTGCTCAACTTGCAGGACAATGGCGACGAAAAAACGCACCAGCACGTATATATGAGACGATCGCGGCAATTTCCCATCATGATGATTTAGAGAAAGAATGGGAGGGGAATCATCTTACTGAAAAGGGAGCGCCAATGGATTTTACCTTATCCCCATCAGGTGGCTCCATTAAGCCATTGGTAGATTTGGTAAAAAATGCTCGTTACCGGGGACGGTGGGTAACTCTATTAATTTCAATGCATATAAGCCGTTTGAATGAAGGAAAACGGGGTAAATCAAAAGAAGTAGACGAATTTCTCGATGAACAACTACAAAACCAGCAACGTTGGCGTGAAGAACTGGGTATTGAAAAGGAAGAGGTGGATGCAGCTTATGCATTTATGCAATGGTGCGATCGCCTTTCACTCATCCTCTGTATGCAGGAACTTCCAGCCGATGAGCGGTTTTTAGAAATTAGTAAGGGCCCAGACGAGCAACGTTATGATATCAAGCAATATGCCGATGGTTTGGTTACTGTCCAACCTTGGCCGTTTGAAAACGATCGCTTCACTGTCAACGTCGAAGCCTGTGATCTAGAACAGCTAAAATTTGAGAACAATGACGAACTAACCGAAGCACTTCAAAAAGCTCCGATTAAGGAATTGGAGTGGACTTTTGCCAAAAGTTAG